One segment of Pseudomonas sp. FP2196 DNA contains the following:
- a CDS encoding glutathione S-transferase family protein, with translation MSLHLIIGDKLLSSWSLRAALALELTGAPYTEELIKLGKPDTRERILKHSPTAKVPLLQTARGTIADSLAIAEYLAEQFPSEQLWPTDLFARAQARSACAQMHSGFFAMRNHMPFNLSHNAPLNPVPPEVKVDIERMLALWAECRAVATEDGPYLFGRVSLADAFFAPIAVRLRTYQVKLPTADEAYVETVYQWPAFKAWQKAGLEELTP, from the coding sequence ATGTCCCTGCACCTGATCATCGGCGACAAACTGCTTTCCTCCTGGTCCCTGCGCGCCGCCCTGGCGCTGGAACTGACCGGCGCGCCCTACACCGAAGAGCTGATCAAGCTCGGCAAGCCTGATACCCGCGAGCGGATACTCAAGCATTCGCCGACCGCCAAGGTGCCGCTGCTGCAAACCGCCCGCGGAACCATTGCCGATTCCCTGGCGATTGCCGAATACCTGGCCGAGCAGTTCCCGTCTGAACAGCTGTGGCCAACCGACCTCTTCGCTCGCGCCCAAGCCCGATCTGCCTGCGCACAAATGCACAGCGGCTTCTTCGCCATGCGCAACCACATGCCGTTCAACCTGAGCCACAACGCGCCGCTGAACCCGGTGCCGCCAGAAGTGAAGGTCGATATCGAGCGCATGCTCGCCTTGTGGGCTGAATGCCGTGCCGTCGCCACTGAAGACGGGCCGTACCTGTTTGGTCGTGTGAGTCTGGCTGATGCGTTCTTCGCCCCGATTGCCGTGCGCTTGCGCACCTATCAGGTGAAGCTGCCGACCGCCGACGAAGCCTATGTTGAAACCGTCTACCAATGGCCGGCCTTCAAGGCCTGGCAAAAGGCTGGACTGGAGGAGTTGACCCCGTGA
- a CDS encoding Nudix family hydrolase: MKRVHVAAAVIRDDSGKILIARRADIQHQGGLWEFPGGKVEADESVETALARELHEELGIVVGAARPLIKVRHDYPDKQVLLDVWEVSSFSGEPHGAEGQPLAWVTAKELVNYEFPAANQPIVAAARLPAEYLITPEDLETPALLRGIQKAIAGGIKLIQLRAPNGYDPKYRDLAVDAAGLCAGKAQLMIKGPFEWLGDFPSAGWHITAAQLRKYAAAGRPLPAERWLAASCHNAEELALAEQMGVDFVTLSPVQPTLTHPDAQPLGWEQASTLIEGFSKPVFVLGGVGPAEREKAWGVGAQGVAGIRAFWPDSL, from the coding sequence GTGAAACGCGTACATGTCGCCGCTGCCGTCATTCGTGACGACAGTGGCAAGATTCTTATCGCCCGCCGTGCCGACATCCAGCATCAGGGTGGTTTGTGGGAGTTTCCCGGTGGCAAGGTCGAGGCTGACGAGTCGGTCGAAACCGCGCTGGCCCGAGAGCTGCACGAAGAGTTGGGCATCGTCGTTGGCGCTGCCCGGCCATTGATCAAGGTGCGTCACGATTACCCGGACAAACAGGTGTTGCTGGATGTCTGGGAAGTCTCGAGCTTCAGCGGCGAACCCCACGGTGCCGAAGGTCAGCCATTGGCCTGGGTGACCGCGAAGGAGCTCGTAAATTACGAGTTTCCGGCGGCCAACCAGCCAATCGTCGCCGCGGCACGTTTGCCAGCCGAATACCTTATTACTCCGGAAGATCTGGAAACCCCGGCGTTGTTACGTGGCATCCAGAAGGCAATTGCCGGCGGGATCAAATTGATCCAGCTGCGTGCGCCCAATGGCTACGATCCGAAGTACCGTGATCTGGCAGTGGATGCGGCCGGTCTGTGTGCGGGCAAGGCGCAGTTGATGATCAAGGGGCCGTTCGAATGGCTCGGTGATTTTCCGTCCGCCGGTTGGCACATTACCGCCGCGCAACTGCGCAAGTACGCAGCGGCGGGGCGCCCGTTGCCCGCGGAGCGTTGGTTGGCGGCGTCTTGCCATAACGCCGAAGAACTGGCGCTGGCCGAACAGATGGGCGTCGATTTCGTGACCCTGTCGCCGGTGCAGCCGACGTTGACTCATCCGGATGCGCAGCCGTTGGGCTGGGAGCAGGCTTCGACGTTGATCGAGGGCTTCAGCAAACCGGTGTTCGTGCTGGGCGGGGTTGGCCCGGCTGAGCGCGAAAAGGCCTGGGGTGTTGGTGCGCAGGGTGTGGCGGGGATTCGGGCGTTCTGGCCAGATTCTCTGTAA
- the argJ gene encoding bifunctional glutamate N-acetyltransferase/amino-acid acetyltransferase ArgJ has protein sequence MAVGLGPLPTLHPVAGFELGIASAGIKRPGRKDVVVMRCAEGSTVAGVFTLNAFCAAPVILAKKRVQNAVRYLLTNTGNANAGTGEPGLAAAERTCAKLAELTGVAADQILPYSTGVIGEPLPVEKIEGALQAALDDLSENNWEAAATGIMTTDTLPKGASRQFQHDGVTITVTGISKGAGMIRPNMATMLGYIATDAKVSRDVLQNLMLDGANKSFNRITIDGDTSTNDCCMLIATGKAALPEITRAEGELFAKLKQAVFEVCMDVAQAIVRDGEGATKFVTVEVNGGGNHQECLDVGYTVAHSPLIKTALFASDPNWGRILAAVGRAGVPDLDVSKIDVFLGEVCIASRGARAATYTEAQGSAVMQQEEITIRIELGRGDCSETIWTTDLSHEYVKINAEYRT, from the coding sequence ATGGCTGTTGGTCTTGGTCCTTTGCCAACGTTGCACCCGGTTGCCGGTTTTGAACTCGGTATCGCCTCGGCCGGCATCAAGCGCCCCGGGCGCAAGGATGTCGTGGTGATGCGCTGCGCCGAAGGTTCGACCGTGGCGGGCGTATTCACGTTGAACGCCTTTTGTGCCGCACCGGTGATTCTGGCGAAAAAGCGCGTGCAGAACGCTGTGCGTTACCTGCTGACCAACACCGGCAATGCCAATGCCGGCACCGGTGAGCCTGGCCTCGCTGCTGCCGAGCGCACCTGCGCCAAACTGGCCGAACTGACCGGCGTTGCTGCTGACCAGATCCTGCCGTACTCCACCGGTGTCATCGGCGAGCCATTGCCGGTCGAGAAAATTGAAGGTGCCTTGCAAGCCGCACTGGATGATCTGTCGGAAAACAACTGGGAAGCGGCCGCCACCGGCATCATGACCACCGACACCCTGCCCAAAGGTGCCAGCCGCCAGTTCCAGCATGACGGCGTGACCATCACCGTTACCGGCATCAGCAAAGGCGCGGGCATGATTCGTCCGAACATGGCGACCATGCTCGGCTACATCGCGACCGACGCCAAAGTCTCCCGAGATGTCCTGCAAAACCTGATGCTCGACGGCGCCAACAAGTCGTTCAACCGCATCACTATCGACGGCGACACTTCGACTAACGACTGCTGCATGCTGATCGCCACCGGTAAGGCTGCCCTGCCGGAAATCACCCGTGCGGAAGGCGAGCTGTTCGCCAAACTCAAGCAAGCAGTGTTCGAAGTGTGCATGGACGTGGCTCAGGCCATCGTGCGTGACGGTGAAGGCGCAACCAAGTTCGTCACCGTTGAAGTCAACGGCGGCGGCAATCATCAGGAATGCCTGGACGTCGGTTACACCGTGGCCCACTCGCCGCTGATCAAGACCGCGCTGTTTGCCTCCGACCCGAACTGGGGCCGTATTCTGGCGGCTGTCGGCCGTGCCGGTGTGCCGGATCTGGACGTGAGCAAGATCGACGTGTTCCTCGGCGAGGTGTGCATTGCCAGCCGTGGTGCTCGCGCCGCGACCTACACTGAGGCGCAAGGCTCAGCGGTCATGCAGCAGGAAGAGATCACCATCCGTATCGAGTTGGGGCGCGGCGATTGCAGCGAAACCATCTGGACCACCGACCTGTCGCATGAATACGTGAAGATCAACGCCGAATACCGCACCTGA
- the secA gene encoding preprotein translocase subunit SecA, with protein MFAPLLKKLFGSKNEREVKRMLKTVQLVNAFEEQMVALSDDQLRAKTDEFKARIAKGETLDKLLPEAFAVAREAGKRIMGMRHFDVQLVGGMTLHEGKIAEMRTGEGKTLVATLGVYLNALSGKGVHVVTVNDYLARRDANWMRPLYEFLGLTVGVVTPFQPPEEKRLAYAADITYGTNNEFGFDYLRDNMAFSMEEKFQRELNFAVIDEVDSILIDEARTPLIISGQAEDSSKLYMEINKLIPQLELHVEEVEGEVTKAGHYTVDEKTRQVELNEAGHQFIEDMLTRVGLLAEGESLYSAHNLGLLTHVYAGLRAHKLFNRNIEYIVQDGQVVLVDEHTGRTMPGRRLSEGLHQAIEAKEGLNIQAESQTLASTTFQNYFRLYTKLSGMTGTADTEAFEFHQIYGLEVMVIPPNKPLARKDFNDLVFLTAEEKYAAIVTDIKESMAAGRPVLVGTATIETSEHMSALLVKEGIEHKVLNAKFHEKEAEIIAQAGRPGALTIATNMAGRGTDILLGGNWEVEVASLEDPTPEQIAQIKADWQKRHQQVLESGGLQVIASERHESRRIDNQLRGRAGRQGDAGSSRFYLSLEDSLMRIFASDRVKNFMKALGMQPGEAIEHRMVTNAIEKAQRKVEGRNFDIRKQLLEFDDVNNEQRKVIYHMRNTLLAADNIGETIADFRQDVLNATVSAHIPPQSLPEQWDVAGLEASLQSDFGVALPIQQWLDEDDHLYEETLREKLMTELMAAYNEKEDQAGAEALRSFEKQIVLRVLDDLWKDHLSTMDHLRHGIHLRGYAQKNPKQEYKRESFTLFSELLDSIKRDSIRVLSHVQVRREDPEAEEQRLRQEAEALAARMQFEHAEAPGLEQPEILGEEVDVALATAPVRNDQKLGRNELCYCGSGKKFKHCHGQIQ; from the coding sequence ATGTTTGCGCCTTTGTTAAAGAAACTTTTTGGAAGCAAGAACGAGCGTGAAGTCAAACGCATGCTCAAGACGGTGCAGCTCGTCAATGCCTTCGAAGAGCAAATGGTGGCCCTTTCGGACGATCAATTGCGCGCCAAGACCGATGAGTTCAAGGCCCGCATCGCCAAAGGGGAAACCCTCGACAAGCTGTTGCCAGAAGCCTTCGCGGTCGCCCGCGAAGCCGGCAAGCGCATCATGGGTATGCGCCACTTCGACGTGCAACTCGTCGGTGGCATGACCTTGCATGAAGGCAAGATCGCCGAAATGCGTACCGGTGAGGGTAAAACCCTCGTGGCTACCCTGGGTGTTTACCTCAACGCACTGTCCGGCAAGGGCGTGCACGTTGTGACGGTGAACGACTACCTGGCCCGCCGTGACGCCAACTGGATGCGTCCGCTGTATGAATTCCTCGGCCTGACCGTCGGCGTCGTGACGCCGTTCCAGCCGCCGGAAGAAAAGCGCCTCGCTTACGCAGCCGACATCACCTATGGCACCAACAACGAATTCGGTTTCGACTACCTGCGCGACAATATGGCGTTCAGCATGGAAGAAAAATTCCAGCGCGAACTCAATTTTGCCGTGATCGACGAAGTCGACTCCATCCTCATCGACGAAGCGCGTACTCCGCTGATCATTTCCGGTCAGGCCGAGGACAGCTCCAAGCTGTACATGGAGATCAACAAACTGATCCCGCAGCTGGAACTGCACGTCGAAGAAGTCGAAGGCGAAGTCACCAAGGCTGGCCACTACACAGTCGACGAGAAGACCCGTCAGGTCGAACTCAACGAAGCCGGTCACCAGTTCATCGAAGACATGCTCACCCGTGTCGGCCTGCTGGCTGAAGGCGAGAGCCTGTACTCGGCGCATAACCTGGGCCTGCTGACCCACGTTTATGCCGGTCTGCGTGCGCACAAGCTGTTCAATCGCAACATTGAATACATTGTGCAGGACGGTCAGGTCGTACTGGTCGACGAACACACCGGTCGTACCATGCCGGGCCGTCGTTTGTCCGAAGGCCTGCACCAGGCTATCGAAGCGAAAGAAGGTCTGAACATTCAGGCCGAGAGCCAGACCCTGGCATCGACCACGTTCCAGAACTACTTCCGTCTGTACACCAAGCTGTCCGGCATGACCGGTACCGCTGACACCGAAGCGTTCGAATTCCACCAGATCTATGGTCTGGAAGTCATGGTCATTCCGCCGAACAAGCCATTGGCGCGTAAGGACTTCAACGACCTGGTGTTCCTGACTGCCGAAGAGAAATACGCGGCGATCGTGACGGACATCAAGGAAAGCATGGCCGCTGGCCGTCCGGTGCTGGTGGGTACTGCGACCATCGAAACTTCCGAGCACATGTCCGCATTGCTCGTGAAGGAAGGCATCGAACACAAGGTTCTGAACGCCAAGTTCCACGAAAAAGAAGCCGAGATCATCGCGCAGGCCGGTCGTCCGGGCGCCCTGACCATCGCCACCAACATGGCCGGTCGTGGTACCGACATCCTGTTGGGCGGTAACTGGGAAGTTGAAGTTGCCTCGCTGGAAGACCCGACCCCTGAGCAGATCGCCCAGATCAAGGCCGACTGGCAGAAGCGTCACCAACAAGTGCTGGAGTCCGGCGGTTTGCAGGTGATTGCATCCGAGCGTCACGAATCCCGTCGTATCGACAACCAGCTGCGTGGCCGTGCCGGCCGTCAGGGTGACGCCGGTTCCAGCCGCTTCTACCTGTCGCTGGAAGACAGCCTGATGCGTATCTTCGCCTCTGACCGGGTTAAGAACTTCATGAAAGCCCTGGGCATGCAGCCAGGTGAAGCGATCGAGCACCGCATGGTGACCAACGCGATCGAGAAGGCGCAGCGCAAGGTTGAAGGCCGCAACTTCGACATTCGTAAGCAACTGCTTGAGTTCGACGACGTTAACAACGAACAGCGTAAAGTGATTTATCACATGCGTAACACGTTGCTGGCCGCCGACAACATCGGTGAAACCATCGCCGACTTCCGTCAGGACGTACTGAACGCGACCGTCAGCGCCCACATTCCGCCGCAATCGCTGCCAGAGCAGTGGGACGTCGCCGGTCTGGAAGCTTCGCTGCAGAGCGACTTCGGTGTGGCGTTGCCAATCCAGCAATGGCTCGACGAAGACGATCACCTGTACGAAGAAACCCTGCGCGAGAAGCTCATGACCGAGCTGATGGCCGCGTACAACGAGAAAGAAGATCAGGCCGGTGCCGAAGCACTGCGCTCCTTCGAGAAGCAAATCGTTCTGCGCGTACTGGACGACCTGTGGAAAGACCACCTGTCGACCATGGATCACCTGCGTCACGGCATCCACCTGCGTGGCTACGCTCAGAAGAACCCGAAGCAGGAATACAAGCGCGAGTCGTTCACGCTGTTCTCCGAGCTGCTGGATTCGATCAAGCGCGACTCGATCCGTGTGCTGTCGCACGTTCAGGTTCGCCGTGAAGATCCGGAAGCCGAAGAGCAACGTCTGCGTCAGGAAGCCGAAGCACTGGCCGCCCGCATGCAGTTCGAACACGCCGAAGCCCCTGGTCTTGAGCAGCCGGAAATCCTCGGTGAAGAGGTCGACGTAGCCCTCGCCACCGCCCCGGTTCGCAATGACCAGAAGCTGGGCCGCAACGAACTGTGCTACTGCGGTTCGGGCAAGAAATTCAAGCATTGCCACGGGCAGATCCAGTAA
- a CDS encoding helicase HerA-like domain-containing protein: MPDSSQLVIGADLAGQPLAQAMRLANRHGLVAGATGTGKTVTLQRLAEAFSDAGVAVFAADIKGDLCGLGAAGNPQGKVAERIAGMPFLNYKPQAYPVTLWDIHGQSGHPLRTTLSEMGPLLIGSLLELTDSQQSALYAAFKVADREGLLLLDLKDLKALLNHLKDNPQLLGEDAALMTTGSSQALLRRLATLEQQGAEALFGEPALQLEDILQPAADGRGRIHLLDASRLVHEAPKVYATFLLWLLAELFEQLPERGDADKPLLALFFDEAHLLFGDTPKALQERLEQVVRLIRSKGVGVYFVTQSPTDLPDDVLAQLGLRIQHGLRAFTAKEQKSLRAVADGFRPNPAFDSLSVLTELGIGEALVGTLAEKGTPEMVQRVLVAPPQSRIGPLTEAERTMLIAGSPFKGRYDKPVDRESAYEILMGRKGLAPEAEAPAATQEPSLADRAGEFLGTAAGQALKSAMRQAANNLGKQLVRGLMGSLLGGTKRR; encoded by the coding sequence ATGCCTGACTCATCGCAACTCGTAATCGGCGCCGATCTCGCGGGGCAACCGCTCGCCCAGGCCATGCGCCTGGCCAACCGACACGGACTGGTTGCCGGCGCGACCGGCACCGGTAAAACCGTGACTTTGCAACGTCTGGCCGAAGCCTTCAGCGACGCGGGCGTCGCGGTGTTTGCCGCTGATATCAAGGGCGATCTGTGCGGCCTCGGTGCCGCCGGCAACCCGCAGGGCAAGGTCGCCGAGCGCATCGCCGGAATGCCTTTTCTCAACTACAAGCCGCAGGCTTATCCGGTGACGTTGTGGGACATTCACGGTCAGTCCGGTCATCCGCTGCGCACTACGTTGAGCGAAATGGGCCCGCTGCTGATCGGCAGCCTGCTCGAACTCACCGACAGTCAGCAGTCGGCGCTGTACGCGGCGTTCAAGGTCGCCGATCGCGAAGGCCTGTTGTTGCTGGATCTGAAGGATCTGAAAGCGCTGCTCAATCACCTCAAGGACAATCCACAGCTGTTGGGCGAAGACGCCGCGCTGATGACCACCGGTTCCAGTCAGGCGCTGTTGCGCCGTCTGGCGACCCTTGAGCAGCAGGGTGCCGAAGCCTTGTTTGGCGAGCCGGCGCTGCAACTGGAAGACATCCTGCAACCGGCTGCCGATGGCCGTGGGCGCATTCATCTGCTCGATGCCAGCCGTCTGGTGCACGAGGCGCCGAAGGTTTATGCGACGTTTCTGTTATGGCTGCTGGCCGAACTGTTCGAGCAGTTGCCGGAGCGCGGCGATGCCGATAAACCGCTGTTGGCGCTGTTTTTCGATGAGGCGCACTTGTTGTTTGGCGATACGCCAAAGGCGTTGCAGGAGCGGCTGGAGCAGGTGGTGCGGTTGATCCGTTCCAAGGGCGTGGGCGTGTACTTCGTCACTCAATCGCCGACGGATTTGCCGGATGACGTGCTGGCGCAACTGGGGCTGCGCATCCAGCACGGCCTGCGTGCATTCACTGCAAAAGAGCAGAAATCCCTGCGTGCCGTGGCCGATGGGTTCCGGCCTAATCCGGCGTTCGACAGTCTGTCGGTGCTGACCGAGCTCGGGATCGGTGAGGCGTTGGTCGGTACGCTTGCCGAGAAAGGCACGCCGGAAATGGTTCAACGCGTGTTGGTCGCACCGCCACAATCGCGGATCGGGCCGTTGACCGAAGCCGAGCGAACAATGCTGATTGCCGGATCGCCGTTCAAGGGGCGCTATGACAAACCGGTTGATCGGGAGTCGGCTTATGAAATCCTGATGGGGCGTAAAGGGTTGGCCCCGGAGGCCGAAGCGCCGGCAGCTACTCAAGAACCGAGTCTGGCGGACAGGGCCGGCGAGTTCCTGGGTACCGCGGCAGGGCAGGCGCTGAAGTCGGCGATGCGTCAAGCGGCCAACAATCTGGGCAAGCAATTGGTGCGTGGTCTGATGGGTTCGCTGCTCGGAGGCACCAAACGCCGCTAA
- a CDS encoding DUF721 domain-containing protein: MAFRPLTARAPAVLLREAKPLKAILGHAQRLGHLQRLLESQLQPAAREHCHVASWREGSLLLIVTDGHWATRLRYQQKRLQRQLQMFDEFASLTRILFKVQPPTVQRGATGHTMDLSTDAAATIQATADGISDPNLRAALERLAAHAKAKT, translated from the coding sequence ATGGCGTTTCGCCCTCTTACGGCCAGAGCACCCGCCGTTTTGCTACGCGAAGCCAAGCCGCTCAAAGCCATCCTCGGCCATGCCCAACGACTGGGTCACCTGCAGCGCCTGCTCGAAAGCCAACTGCAACCCGCCGCCCGCGAACATTGCCATGTGGCGTCGTGGCGTGAGGGCAGTCTCCTGTTAATTGTCACCGATGGTCATTGGGCCACTCGCCTGCGCTATCAGCAAAAGCGCTTGCAACGGCAATTGCAGATGTTCGACGAATTCGCCAGCCTGACGCGGATTCTGTTCAAGGTGCAGCCGCCGACGGTTCAGCGCGGGGCGACCGGGCATACGATGGATCTGTCGACGGATGCGGCGGCGACCATTCAGGCCACGGCGGACGGGATCAGTGATCCGAATCTGCGGGCGGCGCTGGAACGCCTTGCGGCGCACGCCAAAGCCAAGACCTGA